GTGCTGCGATTAACCGGTTTTGGCGCGGCAGGCGTACTTACCGGGGCTGGTTTGTTTTCGGCTTTAGCCCTTGCTGCGGCCAACCTTGCTTCCTCTGCTGCTTTTCTTCTCGCCTCTTCTTCCAAACGGCGTTTTTCTTCTTCTATCTCCCTGCGGATCGCGTCTTTAATAGCCGCGTTGGTTTTGGCTATTTTAATCTGCAAATCCTTTTGCTGCTTTTTCAGGATCCCTTCGTGCTGCGAAAGTTCGCTTACCACTTTAACCTGGCTATTACGCTCATTACCCAGCGTTTCTTTTTCTTTTTGCTGATCTTTTAACAGGTTCGTTTTCTCATCTTTCGTTCTGTCAAGCTCGGTAATTTTAACATGCAGCTCTTTTTGTGTGCCTTGTATAGATGCAGCCTGGCGTTCACGATAGGTGCCAAACTGTTGCAAATATTTTAAACGCTTATAAGCCTGGTTAAAATCTTTCGATGCAAAAAGAAACATCAACTTATTGTACGCACTTTGGTTGCGGTAGGCAAACAATATCATCGCGGCGTATTCCTTTTTAAGCTGATCTAACTGTGATTGTAAACTACGTACGTTGTTATTGCTCTCCGAGATCTGGTTATCCAGATTTCTTACCTCCGAGTTAATGTTCTCTATTTTTTCCTGCCTCAGGTTTATCTGCGCCTTAAGGATGCTTAACTGCTTTAAGGTGGCTTTTTTGTTATTTAAAGTTTCCTGATAATCTTCATTTAATTGCTCAAGTTCTTTATTTAACTGGGCTTTACGGCGCTTCAGTTCATCGCTGCTTTGCGCACGAACATTAACCGCTGCCAGTACCAATAGTAAAAAGAAAGTTGCTTTTATAAACTTCATCAAACAAACATATTAATTATTTACCGGGCTCGTATCCATCAGGTATACTGAAGGGATAATTTTGCTCAACTTCAAAATCGGCCTTGGTGTAATGCAAATTAACCTGTATTTTTTTATCTTTTACTACTGATGCTATATCTATTTGCGATGGCAGCACCCTGTTTGTTGCCTGTATAAACGCATTATTGGTTACCTGTAACGATTGAGCCTGCTGCTGGTTATCCAAATTGGTTTGGGTAACTTTATTATCAGGGCCCAATATCAGCTTGTAAACCAAATCATTAAGCGTACCGCTTAGGGTGGTGTTACCATCGGCATGCTCAATTGTTGCTTTCTCGTTAACCAGTTCGGGCACAGCGTTGCCTATCAGTAACGATTCGAGCGTTTTATAATTAACCTGCTTGCTGGCGTAGGTATATATATAGCTGAACGGCTTTTTTATATATACACTTTGCAGACGGTTTATAATCATAATGCTATCGGGCGTTATTACCGCGCGGGCGGCTTCAATGCCTAATACAGCGGTTATGGATACCCAAATCCTTTTATCCCTTGCTATCCTTACGTTCAGCGTAACATCGTTACTGTTGTTATTGATGCTGAGCTTGGTTTTTGCCTTACCTGCAAAGGTTGTAAAGTTAACCTGGCTTGCACGTATACCCGCCAACTTGCCTGCCAAATCATTATTAACTGTCGCCGTCGAATCGGCTTTGCGGGCAACCAGTACCTGCTTACGTGCTTTACAGCTTACCAGTACAAGCAGGCAGCAAGCTATAAGTACACTATTCGCTATATTTTTTTTCATTTATTTTACGATCTAAGGCCGGCGAGTTACCGCCATAACTTTTGGCTTTTTTCCAGTTGGCTACGGCGCCATCTGCATCCCCCAGGAAAAACAAAATATCACCGTAATGTTCGTACTTCACCGAACTATTTTCTTTATCATGTGCTAAAGCCTTTTCCATCCACTGCTTTGCAGGCGCATATTTTTTCTGCATAAACAGGATCCAGGCATAAGTATCCTCAAACGATGCCGTGTTGGGCTGTAACTCGTTCGACCGGGCCGACATTTGCGCCGCCTTATCCAACTGCTCATTCCTTAACGATAAATAATAAGCATAATTGTTCAGCGTAAACGCGTTATCCGGGTTATAGGTTAATGCCTTTTCATAACTCTCGTCTGATGCCTTAATGTTCTTCAGCTCATGATAACAATCGCCCAATAATGAAAAACTTAACGAAAGTAGTTCCTTATCCTGAAGTTCTAATGAAGTAGCGTTTTTTATATAGGTAACGGCTTTGGCATTATCCTTTTTCTGGGCCCAGGCTACACCTACCAAATAGTTCATCCAGGCCTGGTTAGGGAACAGTGAGAGGGCGTTTTCACCATC
The sequence above is a segment of the Mucilaginibacter celer genome. Coding sequences within it:
- a CDS encoding murein hydrolase activator EnvC family protein gives rise to the protein MKFIKATFFLLLVLAAVNVRAQSSDELKRRKAQLNKELEQLNEDYQETLNNKKATLKQLSILKAQINLRQEKIENINSEVRNLDNQISESNNNVRSLQSQLDQLKKEYAAMILFAYRNQSAYNKLMFLFASKDFNQAYKRLKYLQQFGTYRERQAASIQGTQKELHVKITELDRTKDEKTNLLKDQQKEKETLGNERNSQVKVVSELSQHEGILKKQQKDLQIKIAKTNAAIKDAIRREIEEEKRRLEEEARRKAAEEARLAAARAKAENKPAPVSTPAAPKPVNRSTSSLLNATPEAAKLSNDFLGNRGSLPWPVANGVTTQGFGIYTTPEGIRSESTGIDIRTNAGANVRAVFDGEVIKVVDVSGTYLVMVRHGEYFTVYANLRSVNVARGQKVSTKQSIGTVATEPSTGETEAHFEIYKGTTPVNPKIWLAPN
- a CDS encoding DUF4292 domain-containing protein — encoded protein: MKKNIANSVLIACCLLVLVSCKARKQVLVARKADSTATVNNDLAGKLAGIRASQVNFTTFAGKAKTKLSINNNSNDVTLNVRIARDKRIWVSITAVLGIEAARAVITPDSIMIINRLQSVYIKKPFSYIYTYASKQVNYKTLESLLIGNAVPELVNEKATIEHADGNTTLSGTLNDLVYKLILGPDNKVTQTNLDNQQQAQSLQVTNNAFIQATNRVLPSQIDIASVVKDKKIQVNLHYTKADFEVEQNYPFSIPDGYEPGK